The proteins below come from a single Acanthopagrus latus isolate v.2019 chromosome 4, fAcaLat1.1, whole genome shotgun sequence genomic window:
- the adam10a gene encoding disintegrin and metalloproteinase domain-containing protein 10 isoform X1 → MILVKLILMFCCLRDVTGQFRNPLNKYIRHYEGLSYDTEALHSSHQRAKRALSPQDRTVQLDFHAHGRHFNLRMKRDTSLFSPDLIIEVSGEETPIDTSHIYSGDIFGEKGTLTHGSVVDGRFEGFIKTHQGTYYVEPSERYLKDKDVPFHSIIYHEDDINYPHKYGSEGGCADHSVFDRMRKYQTSGVEEEPVKGVSSALEEESSYGPVILRKKRAAAKEKNTCQLFIQTDHLFFKYYGTREAVIAQISSHVKAIDSIYQGTDFLGIRNISFMVKRIRINTTSDETVKNNPFRFSNIGVEKFLELNSEQNHDDYCLAYVFTDRDFDDGVLGLAWVGAPSGSSGGICEKSKLYSDGKRKSLNTGIITVQNYASHVPPKVSHITFAHEVGHNFGSPHDSGTECTPGESKLQEKKEQGNYIMYARATSGDKLNNNKFSLCSIRNISAVLLKKRDDCFVESGQPICGNGLVETGEECDCGYSDQCKDPCCYSANEGEGKKCKLQPGKICSPSQGPCCTKECTFKGADDRCRPESECALEGKCNGATALCPTSEPKANFTSCHSETQVCLSGVCSGSICEKYGLEVCTCASKDGKDGTDEAAELCHVCCMEKMNPNTCSSSGSDKWAKFFNKTVTTLQPGSPCNDFKGYCDVFMRCRLVDADGPLARLKKAIFNAELYENIAEWIVAHWWAVLLMGIALIMLMAGFIKICSVHTPSSNPKLPPPKPLPGTMKRRRPQHQSQQLQAQRHHRQHREDYQMGQMRR, encoded by the exons ATGATATTAGTCAAACTAATTCTCATGTTCTGCTGCCTACGAGACGTTACAG GTCAGTTTCGGAACCCCTTGAACAAATATATTCGCCATTATGAGGGTTTATCATACGACACAGAGGCCCTGCACAGCAGCCACCAGAGAGCCAAGAGGGCACTCTCTCCTCAAGACAGGACTGTGCAGCTGGACTTCCATGCACATGGAAG aCATTTTAACTTGCGGATGAAGAGGGATACATCTCTGTTTTCTCCAGATCTCATCATTGAGGTGTCAGGGGAGGAGACACCCATCGATACATCACATATTTACAGTGGAGACATCTTTG gtgaaaAGGGCACACTGACCCACGGCTCTGTGGTTGATGGACGCTTTGAGGGCTTCATTAAAACCCACCAAGGGACATACTATGTTGAGCCCTCGGAGAGGTACCTTAAGGACAAGGATGTGCCCTTCCACTCCATCATCTATCACGAAGACGATATCA ATTATCCTCATAAGTATGGCTCAGAGGGCGGCTGCGCTGACCACTCAGTGTTTGACAGGATGAGGAAGTACCAGACATCTGGAGTGGAAGAGGAGCCCGTCAAA gGGGTGAGCAGTGCGTTGGAAGAGGAGAGCTCCTACGGTCCTGTTATACTGAGGAAAAAGAGGGCAGCGGCTAAGGAGAAAAATACGTGTCAACTCTTCATCCAGACCGACCACCTCTTCTTCAAATACTATGGTACAAGAGAGGCTGTCATTGCACAG ATCTCCAGCCACGTGAAGGCCATTGACTCCATTTACCAGGGCACAGACTTCCTGGGCATCAGAAACATCAGCTTCATGGTTAAAAGGATCAGG ATAAATACCACCAgtgatgaaactgtaaaaaacaaccCTTTCCGCTTTTCCAACATCGGAGTGGAGAAGTTTTTGGAGCTCAACTCTGAACAAAACCACGACGATTACTGCCTCGCCTATGTCTTCACTGATCGAGACTTTGATGATGGGGTTCTTGGTTTGGCTTGGGTTGGTGCTCCTTCAG GAAGCTCAGGCGGGATCTGTGAAAAGAGCAAACTCTACTCTGATGGGAAGAGGAAGTCCCTGAACACTGGCATTATCACTGTGCAGAATTACGCCTCCCATGTCCCTCCCAAAGTGTCACACATCACCTTTGCTCATGAGGTCGGGCACAACTTTGGCTCCCCT CATGATTCCGGGACCGAATGCACCCCTGGAGAGTCTAAGTTGcaagagaagaaggagcaggGCAACTATATCATGTACGCCAGAGCCACATCAGGGGACAAGCTCAACAATAACAAGTTCTCCCTCTGCAGCATCCGCAACATAAGTGCTGTTCTGTTGAAAAAGAGAGATGATTGTTTTGTCG aGTCCGGCCAGCCTATCTGTGGTAATGGACTTGTGGAAACTGGAGAGGAGTGTGACTGCGGCTACAGTGATCAGTGTAAAGACCCCTGCTGCTACAGTGCCAATGAAGGAGAGGGCAAGAAGTGTAAACTCCAACCTGGCAAAATCTGCAG TCCCAGCCAAGGACCATGTTGCACAAAAGAGTGTACTTTCAAAGGCGCAGATGACCGATGCAGACCGGAGTCCGAGTGTGCCCTAGAGGGCAAGTGCAATGGAGCCACTGCTCTTTGTCCCACCTCAGAACCAAAGGCAAACTTCACCTCCTGCCATtcagaaacacaagtctgcCTCAGTGGG GTATGCTCCGGTTCTATTTGTGAGAAGTATGGTCTGGAGGTGTGCACCTGTGCCAGCAAAGATGGCAAAGATGGCACGGACGAGGCAGCAGAGCTGTGCCACGTGTGCTGCATGGAGAAAA TGAACCccaacacctgcagcagctctggcTCCGACAAATGGGCCAAATTTTTCAACAAGACGGTCACGACGCTGCAACCCGGCTCACCCTGCAACGACTTTAAGGGTTATTGTGACGTCTTTATGAGGTGTCGTCTGGTGGACGCCGACGGGCCTCTGGCGAGACTTAAGAAAGCCATCTTCAATGCAGAGCTCTACGAAAACATTGCCGAGTGGATAGTG GCTCACTGGTGGGCAGTGCTGTTGATGGGCATCGCTCTCATTATGCTAATGGCCGGCTTCATCAAAATCTGCAGCGTCCACACCCCCAGCAGCAATCCCAAACTCCCCCCACCAAAGCCACTGCCAG GTACAATGAAAAGGAGAAGACCACAGCACCAAAGCCAGCAGTTACAGGCCCAGCGCCACCACCGTCAGCACAGAGAGGACTATCAAATGGGACAGATGAGACGCTGA
- the adam10a gene encoding disintegrin and metalloproteinase domain-containing protein 10 isoform X2: MPSPSMHGQFRNPLNKYIRHYEGLSYDTEALHSSHQRAKRALSPQDRTVQLDFHAHGRHFNLRMKRDTSLFSPDLIIEVSGEETPIDTSHIYSGDIFGEKGTLTHGSVVDGRFEGFIKTHQGTYYVEPSERYLKDKDVPFHSIIYHEDDINYPHKYGSEGGCADHSVFDRMRKYQTSGVEEEPVKGVSSALEEESSYGPVILRKKRAAAKEKNTCQLFIQTDHLFFKYYGTREAVIAQISSHVKAIDSIYQGTDFLGIRNISFMVKRIRINTTSDETVKNNPFRFSNIGVEKFLELNSEQNHDDYCLAYVFTDRDFDDGVLGLAWVGAPSGSSGGICEKSKLYSDGKRKSLNTGIITVQNYASHVPPKVSHITFAHEVGHNFGSPHDSGTECTPGESKLQEKKEQGNYIMYARATSGDKLNNNKFSLCSIRNISAVLLKKRDDCFVESGQPICGNGLVETGEECDCGYSDQCKDPCCYSANEGEGKKCKLQPGKICSPSQGPCCTKECTFKGADDRCRPESECALEGKCNGATALCPTSEPKANFTSCHSETQVCLSGVCSGSICEKYGLEVCTCASKDGKDGTDEAAELCHVCCMEKMNPNTCSSSGSDKWAKFFNKTVTTLQPGSPCNDFKGYCDVFMRCRLVDADGPLARLKKAIFNAELYENIAEWIVAHWWAVLLMGIALIMLMAGFIKICSVHTPSSNPKLPPPKPLPGTMKRRRPQHQSQQLQAQRHHRQHREDYQMGQMRR; the protein is encoded by the exons ATGCCATCACCCAGCATGCACG GTCAGTTTCGGAACCCCTTGAACAAATATATTCGCCATTATGAGGGTTTATCATACGACACAGAGGCCCTGCACAGCAGCCACCAGAGAGCCAAGAGGGCACTCTCTCCTCAAGACAGGACTGTGCAGCTGGACTTCCATGCACATGGAAG aCATTTTAACTTGCGGATGAAGAGGGATACATCTCTGTTTTCTCCAGATCTCATCATTGAGGTGTCAGGGGAGGAGACACCCATCGATACATCACATATTTACAGTGGAGACATCTTTG gtgaaaAGGGCACACTGACCCACGGCTCTGTGGTTGATGGACGCTTTGAGGGCTTCATTAAAACCCACCAAGGGACATACTATGTTGAGCCCTCGGAGAGGTACCTTAAGGACAAGGATGTGCCCTTCCACTCCATCATCTATCACGAAGACGATATCA ATTATCCTCATAAGTATGGCTCAGAGGGCGGCTGCGCTGACCACTCAGTGTTTGACAGGATGAGGAAGTACCAGACATCTGGAGTGGAAGAGGAGCCCGTCAAA gGGGTGAGCAGTGCGTTGGAAGAGGAGAGCTCCTACGGTCCTGTTATACTGAGGAAAAAGAGGGCAGCGGCTAAGGAGAAAAATACGTGTCAACTCTTCATCCAGACCGACCACCTCTTCTTCAAATACTATGGTACAAGAGAGGCTGTCATTGCACAG ATCTCCAGCCACGTGAAGGCCATTGACTCCATTTACCAGGGCACAGACTTCCTGGGCATCAGAAACATCAGCTTCATGGTTAAAAGGATCAGG ATAAATACCACCAgtgatgaaactgtaaaaaacaaccCTTTCCGCTTTTCCAACATCGGAGTGGAGAAGTTTTTGGAGCTCAACTCTGAACAAAACCACGACGATTACTGCCTCGCCTATGTCTTCACTGATCGAGACTTTGATGATGGGGTTCTTGGTTTGGCTTGGGTTGGTGCTCCTTCAG GAAGCTCAGGCGGGATCTGTGAAAAGAGCAAACTCTACTCTGATGGGAAGAGGAAGTCCCTGAACACTGGCATTATCACTGTGCAGAATTACGCCTCCCATGTCCCTCCCAAAGTGTCACACATCACCTTTGCTCATGAGGTCGGGCACAACTTTGGCTCCCCT CATGATTCCGGGACCGAATGCACCCCTGGAGAGTCTAAGTTGcaagagaagaaggagcaggGCAACTATATCATGTACGCCAGAGCCACATCAGGGGACAAGCTCAACAATAACAAGTTCTCCCTCTGCAGCATCCGCAACATAAGTGCTGTTCTGTTGAAAAAGAGAGATGATTGTTTTGTCG aGTCCGGCCAGCCTATCTGTGGTAATGGACTTGTGGAAACTGGAGAGGAGTGTGACTGCGGCTACAGTGATCAGTGTAAAGACCCCTGCTGCTACAGTGCCAATGAAGGAGAGGGCAAGAAGTGTAAACTCCAACCTGGCAAAATCTGCAG TCCCAGCCAAGGACCATGTTGCACAAAAGAGTGTACTTTCAAAGGCGCAGATGACCGATGCAGACCGGAGTCCGAGTGTGCCCTAGAGGGCAAGTGCAATGGAGCCACTGCTCTTTGTCCCACCTCAGAACCAAAGGCAAACTTCACCTCCTGCCATtcagaaacacaagtctgcCTCAGTGGG GTATGCTCCGGTTCTATTTGTGAGAAGTATGGTCTGGAGGTGTGCACCTGTGCCAGCAAAGATGGCAAAGATGGCACGGACGAGGCAGCAGAGCTGTGCCACGTGTGCTGCATGGAGAAAA TGAACCccaacacctgcagcagctctggcTCCGACAAATGGGCCAAATTTTTCAACAAGACGGTCACGACGCTGCAACCCGGCTCACCCTGCAACGACTTTAAGGGTTATTGTGACGTCTTTATGAGGTGTCGTCTGGTGGACGCCGACGGGCCTCTGGCGAGACTTAAGAAAGCCATCTTCAATGCAGAGCTCTACGAAAACATTGCCGAGTGGATAGTG GCTCACTGGTGGGCAGTGCTGTTGATGGGCATCGCTCTCATTATGCTAATGGCCGGCTTCATCAAAATCTGCAGCGTCCACACCCCCAGCAGCAATCCCAAACTCCCCCCACCAAAGCCACTGCCAG GTACAATGAAAAGGAGAAGACCACAGCACCAAAGCCAGCAGTTACAGGCCCAGCGCCACCACCGTCAGCACAGAGAGGACTATCAAATGGGACAGATGAGACGCTGA
- the mindy2 gene encoding ubiquitin carboxyl-terminal hydrolase MINDY-2, giving the protein MEKNATLHRDTDGSSLCATIAGEMGDVTAVGGVKGAAEKCKNSEAPLSTLVNVSCNNSTTNVGAPTAVNVISSAGKSDVPEVIEVLPVQEDKKKDSAASGSWSGSGDQISNGMGHDSVLAAEDSEGGASKLVNNETDGPSSPPGKESAAVSAEVSASAESEPTILAKPTRLCPDNAITANVKSVQSADHTLSEGLPSGSDPDPSLGGESRSIDSLESFSNLNSCPSSDLNSEGLEDTGLALALQSEYGADGTKTACAKDRAAGQSIYHIKWIKWREENTPIITQNENGPCPLLAIMNVLLLAWKVKMPPMMEIITAEQLMEYLGDYILETKPKEISEAQRLNYEQNMSDAMAVLHKLQTGLDVNVKFTGVRVFEYTPECIVFDLLDIPLYHGWLVDPQMHDIVKAVGNCSYNQLVEKIISCKQSDNSELAGEGIVAEQFLNSTATQLTYHGLCELTSTVQEGELCVFFRNNHFSTMIKYKGQLYLLVTDQGFLTEEKVVWESLHNVDGDGNFCDSEFRLRPPSDPETVYRGQQDQIDQDYLMALSLQQEQQSQDLQWEQLPEGISDLELAKKLQEEEDRRASQYYQEQEQEQAAAVAAAAAAAAQAQQRQQELADGDEADRGGAGAGGAAAGAGMAAAAGATPSPGKQSSSGERKAKKESKDKDKCVIL; this is encoded by the exons atggagaaaaatgcaACGCTGCATCGAGACACTGACGGGAGCTCTCTGTGTGCCACGATCGCGGGAGAGATGGGCGACGTTACGGCTGTCGGCGGAGTGAAAGGAGCAGCCGAGAAATGCAAGAATAGTGAGGCTCCTCTCAGTACTTTGGTTAACGTTAGTTGTAATAACAGCACCACAAATGTTGGTGCTCCCACCGCCGTTAATGTCATTTCCAGTGCTGGAAAGTCCGACGTGCCAGAAGTGATCGAAGTCCTCCCGGTGCaggaggacaagaagaaggACTCGGCGGCGAGCGGATCGTGGTCGGGGTCCGGGGATCAGATCAGTAACGGGATGGGGCATGACTCGGTGCTGGCTGCAGAAGATAGCGAGGGTGGTGCCTCAAAGTTAGTAAACAACGAAACCGACGGCCCGTCCTCACCTCCCGGTAAGGAGAGCGCGGCGGTGTCGGCTGAGGTTTCGGCTTCTGCAGAAAGTGAGCCGACAATACTTGCCAAACCCACTCGTCTGTGTCCGGACAATGCAATCACAGCGAACGTCAAGTCGGTGCAGTCCGCCGATCACACCTTGTCGGAGGGATTGCCGAGTGGGAGTGACCCCGATCCCAGCCTCGGAGGAGAGTCCCGAAGCATAGATTCACTCGAGTCCTTCTCCAACCTCAACTCCTGCCCCAGCTCCGACCTGAACAGCGAGGGGCTGGAGGACACGGGACTGGCCCTGGCCCTGCAGAGCGAGTACGGGGCTGATGGGACAAAGACTGCGTGCGCTAAGGACCGGGCCGCCGGTCAGTCCATATACCACATCAAGTGGATcaagtggagggaggagaacacGCCGATCATCACCCAGAACGAGAACGGCCCCTGTCCATTACTGGCAATTATGAATGTGCTCCTGCTTGCATGGAAG GTTAAGATGCCGCCCATGATGGAAATCATAACTGCTGAGCAGCTGATGGAGTATCTTG GAGACTACATTCTGGAAACCAAGCCTAAAGAGATATCGGAGGCTCAGCGGCTAAACTACGAGCAG AACATGAGTGATGCCATGGCAGTGTTGCACAAGCTgcagacgggcctggacgtgAACGTGAAGTTCACAGGGGTGCGAGTCTTCGAGTACACCCCAGAATGCATCGTGTTTGATCTGCTGGACATCCCTCTCTACCACGGCTGGCTGGTTGACCCCCAG ATGCATGACATTGTCAAGGCAGTGGGCAATTGCAGCTACAACCAGCTGGTGGAGAAGATAATATCCTGCAAACAGTCAGACAACAGTGAGCTGGCAGGGGAAG GCATCGTAGCAGAGCAGTTCCTGAACAGCACAGCCACACAGCTGACGTACCACGGCTTATGTGAGCTCACGTCCACTGTACAGGAGGGAGAGCTCTGCGTCTTTTTCAGGAATAACCACTTCAGCACCATGATCAAGTACAAG ggCCAGCTGTACCTCCTGGTTACAGACCAAGGTTTCCTCACAGAGGAGAAGGTCGTCTGGGAGAGTCTGCACAACGTCGACGGAGATGGAAACTTCTGCGATTCCGAGTTCCGGTTGCGGCCTCCGTCCGATCCAGAGACCGTGTACCGAGGCCAGCAGGATCAGATAGACCAG GACTATCTCATGGCGCTGtcgctgcagcaggagcagcaaaGCCAGGACCTGCAGTGGGAACAGCTCCCCGAGGGCATCAGCGACCTAGAGCTGGCCAAAAAGCTCCAGGAAGAGGAGGACCGACGAGCCTCGCAGTACTACCAGgagcaagagcaggagcaggcgGCGGCAGTagcggctgcagcagcagcagcagcacaggcacag cagcggcagcaggagCTTGCCGACGGAGACGAGGCGGacagaggaggtgcaggagcaggaggagcagcggcCGGCGCTGGGATGGCGGCAGCAGCCGGAGCCACACCCAGCCCGGGAAAACAGTCCTCCAGCGGGGAGCGCAAAGCCAAGAAAGAGTCGAAGGATAAagacaaatgtgttattttgtaa